GCCTTGGGCGATTCAGAACACTCCATTCTTTATTCCAATCGGGCTCATGTCAATCTGCTCCTAGGAAATTACCGACGTGCTCTTCAGGATGCTGAGGAAGCTAGTAAATTAAGTCCAACAAATGTTAAGGTTGTACCTATTTGTTCATTCAATGGAGTATTATTATTCGATTGGTTTCTAAATTTGTTATGCTATTTAGGCACTTTATCGGGCAGCCAAAGCATCATTATTTCTAAATTCGTTGGATGAGGCAAAGGTGTATTGTGAAAAGGGTCTCCAGCAATCACCTGCTAATGAAGAATTAAAGAAGCTGTTGAAGCAAATCAATATAAAGAAATCAGAACAAGAATCCCGTGAAGCAGGCATTTCTAAAGTCGTGGCAACAGCTGAGGTTTGAGGTTTACGATGTTTTGACTCTTGCGTGCTTGGATATCTGCATGCTCATGATCTCCTCATTGATTCTTTTACAGAGCCTTGTCTCCTCCTTGGAAGACAGGCAACTGAAAATGGGAAGTGCAATATATCAAGAACTCACTGGAATGAAGAAACCAATGTTAGACAAAAGCAATTTGCTGCACTGGCCGGTTATTCTTCTCTATCCTGAAGTTATGTCCAGTGACATTGTTGAGGATTTTTGTGAGACTGACAGGTTTTCAGTTCATCTCGACATGATATCCTGGCATTTCATTTTCTCCACATGATAAGTTTTCTGACTTGAATGTAGAAATGTTTTAATCTGTGTTTGTTACATGTTAGTGACAGTTATGTTTGAAATTCCACATGAAAAACTCTTGTGGTCCTTAGCTTGCTAACATGTTCTCAGAAAGTAGTCCACCTTTGCCCTGGGATACAGGAAATGAGTACACTCGTGATTCTCTTGAATTGTACTATGAGGTGAGCTAGTACTGACTGTGGCTGGTCTATTTTTCAAACATTATTTGTGGTTGACTTGAGAAATAAGAAGAATTATGATTGGTCTCTAGTGTTCGAACAATTGGCTTTGTTGAAAATCTCTCCGCCATTATTGTTTAACTCTATATGTTCACCAGTTTTCTAAACTGGTGGGATTttctatttacaagtacatcttTGTCTCTGACCGGAAGCATAATGTGTCCGAGAGTCGGtcataaataatgataatatatcTGGCTCATGACAAGCTTCCGTTGCAGTCTTTCAACATATTAATCCCATCAACTCTTTTTTGCGACAGGCTGGTTCTGGAGTTTGCTTATCCAAGAAAGAAATACTCTGTTATCTCTTAGAAGGGACAGCTGCCTCTCATCTGGAAAATTTAGGCACTGAGGAAACTTCAGTTGTCAATCATACTTCAGCTGCAAATGGTATGTTTTACTCTCATTTGATGGACTACCTCGATAAACTAAAATCCATGGTATCATTACAGGAATCTTGAATAATGTTATTTAGATGTGAATATTCGGATCTGTTTGTAATAACTCTTAACATGATAGACAAATCACGAGTCAATAGGGGATATCTTTGCAACTTCTTTATTGATTTCTACAATATAAAGTAACAGAATGGAGTTCCTCCATCAATAAATAGAAGCATCTTGAAAACGTATATGGAGTTTTAATGAGAACTTAAAATATGGAAGGCTTTGTACTCGAAAGTGGTTGTGGGATGGGAGGTGTCACCTTGTTACTCCTATGTAAGGGAATGCttgaaaagattttgaaaattaaaccATTAaggaaacaaaatattattgttgGATGTTCTTGAACAAATTCTCACGAGGCAAGAAGCTCAATTCTGCTTCAAACCTTATTAATATTGGTGATTGTGATGTGGTGGTGATATGTGTTGTAAATAGCTTACCCCTTTCCTTTTGCATCTAAGAATTATCtgaaatgtgtatgttgaaGAGCTGAGTGAAGAGTACAACTGAATATCAACTAGTGCTTTGATGACGATGGATTTTCTGAACAATATGAACATTATGTTTTTTTAGGAAATGGCTCAAAATGGGTACGTGTGGATGAAAGAAAAACACTTTTTGAAATTCTGAAAGGTCCCAATTTTATTATCCCTGGAATTCCTGGTAAGTCTAGTTCACGTCACATTTTGTATTACAATATTCATACGAATTGAAATAATGTGTTTTTCACTATTCCTTGTGTTGGCTGCAGTATTTTTTGTTGTTTGTAAAAGATCCAGCTTCTACAAGGATTTTAAATCTGGAAAATGGTCTCTGCCACAGTTGTAATAATCATGATGTCAATCTTTTAACATCACAGGTATGTGACATCACACTTTCATCGATCTGACAAACGATTATGTCCACGCATGACTCTACAAAGTTGATCATGAAAGAGATATTATTCTTTCGTGTGCGTTTGCCATTTGAAATGTTTTGTGTAAAAAGAAATTATGTCTGAGTCAGACCTGCTCAATTTTGTGTGCTGATGAGTATTAAATTTTCCTCCCACTGTCATGAAAATGTAGAGAATAGTCGATATAATGTTCTACTATACATGCATATACCAAACATATGCTGctcttttttttatcatcatcatattaattataaaagttAAAAGGTGAATTTCGTTTTATGGATGATCCGATTCCTCAGTTTCTAACCCTTTAGGGACCACTGGTATATATAACGAGTGGGGACATTACAAGGGAAAGTTTCTCTTTCAATGATCGTTTCTTGATAAATAAAGCATACAGGAGAAAGTTAAATATATATGGTTTAATCATTTGGCTACAAAGTGAGACATGATATCATTGAATAGTTTTGCAATAATGGTCTCATACATATGCTCATTTTATCTTTTCTGCTACACATTAAAAATCGTAGCAAAAATGTGACGAATAATTTGTTTTACCTTTTTTCTTTCTCAGTCATATGTATCACAAATCAAACTGTTTTGGCAGTGAGAAGATTGGCACGATCACGGGCTGAGTGTGATGAATTGTAGCAAGACTTCACATTCAACAGATTCATGACGGTCGATTGCCCTCCCTTTGGCAATACCTTTCTAAAGCTCTGGATTTTTCTTCCTCTCTTCGCTTCCTTCTTCATGGGTAACTCCTGAAATACGACATACAATAAATTATGTGGCTGTGTGCATTACATTTCATTGGCATAAAATTTTAGGGGGCAGAGGTAAGAAATTTGTTGAGCTGACAGGCTTAATATATATTGGATGATaacttatatttaaaatatcattacattattttttaagatttttggTTTGAATTTGTCTGCTGACTCCGCTTTTATGTTGGATGCGAGCTCGTTTTCcatttagttttcaaaaaatcaaagatgtcaaggaaaataaaatagtatacAAAATTCGAAGCTTAAAGAACTAATGCTTGTTAGAGTTTTTTTATTGTTCTGGAAAATATACTGTCAAATCAACTTGCGATTAGTTGGTAGCTAGGAACACCAGAAAGTATGTTGCTGATTCTAATTCAATGGATTTATAGACCTTGTACAGTTTTATGGTCGATCCCTCttcttttagttttttttcaGTTAAAAGTTTCCAAGTTTCCATCCATTGCAGctctaataataatagtttttaCATTCTATGATACCCCCAACGCTAGCTAGAAACCTAAAGCTAGTAGACAGACTTTGAGAAGGCGGATACAAGTAGTTACCCGATGGGTTTTCGAATTTTAGCTTGCTATACATAAAGTTTTACAATACAACTTCAATCTTAGTAATTGTTAAAACTTCGGCTCCTGTCAAAACTAGACCAATAAAAACTTGTGATGTTATCACCACAAAAAAAGTATTAAATATTTGGTCTTTCAAGTTCAGTTTGTCAGAATAACTAGGTTACCTTTAATGATGCTTTATCATCACTCAAACCTGCGTCCCTCAAGGCATCATTCTTTCCTGCAGACAAGCAAAATAAGATTAGTTAATTCATGATTCCGATGTGTTTATGAAGcttgattatttcaaatgtttgttCCATGTATAACACgtatttttttcatgcatacAAATGAATGGTACGCGTTTTAGTTTTCTACATAGCATGCACCTAAATATGTAGAAAATGAGATTAGAACATGATATTTTGAATGTGGAATAGTAAATTAAAGTTTAGTTTTATTAGCTTGGCCTTTGTAGCTGCGTACGAGTATTGTCTATCTGGTCATCATCCATACCATCCGCGAAGTATATTCGAAAGCTCGGCGAGCCAGGAAAGGCGTCGTCATCCTGATAGCTAATCATTCTCTCCTTATCATGTTCTTTGTCCTTATCTTCACCACCATGTTCGTCCGTCAGAATGTTTGCAATCTTGCCCTCAATCTTGGTCTTATCACCCTTAGTTTCCGGCTCTTTGGTTTCATTTGTGGCCTTCATTTTCGGGCTAAATTCAGCAAGCGTCTCATCTTTTGTGTTGCATTTGTTACCATCGCATTTTGCAGCTTCACTTTCCTTTGATGCTTTTCCGGCAGGCTTTGTTGGATCTTTTCCCTTCGAACTTTCGAATCTCCCAACCGAATTTGCGTTAATTCTGGTGGGTAATGACTCGTTTTTTGAGGGATCTGTGTCATCTTTGGTTGGTAATGGCACATTTTTCAATGTGTCATATTCTGATGATGAAAAATGGGAAACATTATCTTCCTCGTCTACATCATGCAAAAGCAGTTCTTTCTTCGAAGGGGTGGAATCCTTTAGGGGCTGTGAATGCCTACGATTTTTAATCTCCTCCAGCCGACGGAGGAAGACTGGCCGGAGCTTGACTGGTAATGTGGTGGCACCACCACCACTGGTGTCAATTTTCGAAACGCCGCAGCCCATTATTATTAGCTATTATATGTGGAAATGTAAAGCTTGAATTTGCATAGAGGTAGGCCGGAAAAAATGAAGGGAGAAAGAAGTAATCAGTGATCGGCAAATGGCAAGAATATTCAAAATGAATTCTTGATGGTGGAGATGAGATTCAATCCTAGATTTAGGGGCCTTTTTTCTTTGTGGCTGTTGGTGTAAAGTTTGACCTGATGTTGAAATTTGTTTCAGTAATCTCTAAATTTGGTCTTTGGTGAACAAGATCCCATGGTTCAAAATTATGTCAAATGTGGATTTGCTGTGTCATATTCTGCGCTCACTCGACTGGAAACCTGAAAATTTAGGAGCCAGCCTTCTTATATTCGTGAATTCGACCCTTGCAGAAAGGTACTACCCTCCTACATATCCATCGAGCTCTTGAACATGTAGACTCCACAACCCCAAATACACAGGGGACGTTGGATTTGATAGAAGCATACAGGCCACGAATTTTTCccttatattttgtttaaagaaATTATCAGCAGAAGAATTTGACCCACCCAAATATTAGATGGGGGAATTTCTTGATGGATACTGGCCATTGGAATAGTCGAAATCTGTGTTCTTACACAGAAAGCAGAGTAATGGATGGTGGCATTTCATGCAACATTTGAGATTACAAGCAAAAGATTATATAACAACACATCTAAAATTTGGGATGTATCTTGAAACCAACCCAATAGGTGCAAATAATTTAAGCtgtgttattttaaaaatatgtttcaaaacTCCATTGTCCTATTGTcctattttataagatattaatTTCTATTTGCATGCGTGACAGTGGTttgaaattaagtttttttccttgaaatgaaattaagtatttttagttttttaaaaaatattagataaattattaaaaatacgAGCAAAAAATActagatataaaaaaattgaaatcataatataaatcaAGACGAGATAAAAATAACAAATGCATAAATTGAGATGaaatatgataataaaaatacaagtaAATAATACTTTCCTTGATTATGaagttaaaataaattaatttaccaaactattttcattttaaataataataaaagcacaaTCTTTATTACTTTATTTAGCATAGATCTAATTAGTTTCCGAAACAGAACGGGCGGGAAAAAGACTTAGCCAGAATGAGCAGGAGGCGCCTCCGTGTGGTCTGCTCTTCCGATGAAGAAGAACCGCCTCTGTCCTCGCCGCCACTCCCGAGGTCTCCATCTTATCAAGGAGAGCAAGAAGATATCATCATAGATGACATCGAGACAGATTTCCAAACCGTTAATATCAACTCCTCGAACCATACCCCAGACACTAACAATTCCACCACTAACGGCGGTAATACAAATGTTCGTTTCTCCTCTGAACCCATCCATCTTGACATCTCTGACGACGAAGAATGTGATATTAACAATAATTCCAACAACCGTTCCAGTTACAGCTCGACAAACGGCAATAATCGGAGTGATACTAGTAGTTATTTCAGGGTTTCAGATTCTCCGGTTAATGGGGTTTTAGAAAGACTAGGGCTGAGATTGAAGAGAGAGTGGTTGGATTCTTGCTTGATCTCGCTACGGTCATCAGTGCCCGGGTTCCAGGCGATGGATGATTCATCAAAGGCGAAGCTTTGCTTTGGGCAGTTCTTGTGCTCGGACATGAATTACTGCGGTGCTGGGGTGCTTCCCTCGAACATGCATACCTTGAATTTGGTAGATCTTAAGGGGCCTTTTGTCTTGCAGGTAGATATCGCTATAATGTACTTATTTATGTTAGAACTGATGCATATTCTATGTAGTTGCTGGGGAGTAATTATCTTATAACATTAAACTGCTATTGAACGGGGATATGTTTGAAGAATGCCACAGATCCCACTTGCATTTGATGAAAATGTGGTTCAACATCTGCAAAGTTGATATTTTAGTGAGAATTTTGGTGATCAGTATACTGGAATGAAATTGCTCCGTGgtcttatttttgttttgttcaCTGTAGTCTGTAAACATCATAACTCTTTctaatttacaaatttttaaaactaaaagCTCATGTGAGGGCATATTTTACAGCATGGCTGTGGCAGCATAGTGTAAGAACTGACCATAACCTTTGATATCACCTGCATTTTTTTGTTGGAACCATAACCTTTGACCCAACCTGCATGCATTTTTGCTGGAAAACCGATATTGTCACCAGACCCAAACACAATGGTGGATCTAGAAGTTataaaagatttatggatttgtGCATGCTGCATATCTAAACCAACTATATGCTTAGAGCTAATTGTCTGTGAGTTGAGGATTCTATAGGTGGACGAGATAGTGAATATCAGCTGCCCTCTTCGTGGAAGGTACCAGAATGCTGGACCAGGAATCAAGAGGTGTCTCAAGTTGTCTATGACGGATGGCGTTCAGCGTGTGTTTGGCATGGAATATAGGCCCATCAAAGATCTTGAAGTTATGTCCCCTGCAGGACTTAAGGTTTCCATTATGTTACTTACTGTTTACCTTTTTTTAGCCAAATTGGAGGTTGCGGCTGCTGAATAAATATGGATCCCActcaaattttgacaaattataTGCAGATAGTTCTTTTGAATGTTAATGTAAGGCATGGGCTGTTAATGTTGGTCCCTGAAGTTCTGGAAGTTTTAGGAGGCTCTGTTGATGAATTGGCTGCTGCACGGCAGAGGCTtgttaatgaaataaataagcCACCAAGGGGGAAGAGGTGTGTAATTGGCCTGTAATtttttgttctattattctttCAAATATTCATTTGATTCTCACAGTTTTAAGTGGTGGAGGTTTGCCATTCTTTTCTCTATAAAACGAAAGAAATCGATTAAAAAAGGGATAAAAAAGAAGAGAGGTTGTTTTTTCAACtgtgttcttcagttgctgtaTGTTCGAGTACGAATTTATTAGCATAAAACTCAAGAATGCACTGATATGGTAGGACAGACAGCTTGGTAGGAAGTGTACCAGTGTCTGTACTGGAGGGTTGGCAGTGAGAAAAATATCTGAGTTGGAGTAATTTGAATTTCCTTTTCATTTACGATGAGGGAGTATGACTTGAATCTAGCATAATCAATGTTAACGTCAGTGACCTTCTCGGCATCAGATATTTATCTCAACCACCTTTCATATGATTTAGATTGGTAGAAAAACCTGGAATTTAAATTTAGGTTGTTTAAGATGTTTTAAGAGGGCAGTTGTATCATACTGTGGAATTAGTTACATCTGTTTAGATTGTTTATTAGGAGATCCATCTGATGCTCGTAGCAGTCATTGATCTTAAAatcttcttttttccttttaaactgTACCGTCTTCTTGCTTTCACTGATTGGAAAGTTTATACATGATGCAATTGTCTTTGATATTTTCGATGAGTTGTCAATGCCCTGTCACCCTCAGAACTAGGACAGGTGTGGTTCCTCCACTGGCAACTAGAGCGACTCTTGCGGCCTGGACACCACATAATAGTTCTGTTCCAGGGGATGCAGATCGAAGCATCAGGGAAAACACCATAACTTTACCAGGAAGTGGACAAGGTATATACTCTTATAGAAGGGCTCTACTATCCTAACATATTTAGAACGGCTCCAAGCATGTATAGAAGCAGAACATGTGGTTTTCATTGTTCTTGGTTTTGTAGTTCTGAGTTTTATGCTATCATACTCTGCAGAAAATTCATCTGGCATCCCTGCTGCTAACAGGCACAGACAAGCGTATGCAGTCCCAAGGAGTGGGAATAATCCTGACTCTCACACATTATCTGCACCTTGGGCTCCGGAGAGTGTTAATGTTGTGCGCCATAATGACTTACCTACAAGCATGCCGTCACAGACTGCTGGGAAAGGTATGTCTATCGAAGATGATTCTAAATTCGTAGAATAGTGTTTCTACCAGTATTTGTTAGTTAacataattttcatttattgtctTGCAGAAACTGAGTTTATCACCCCTCCTCCTAATGTCAGACCTATGCATGACAGTGTTGCTCCATTGAGTACAAATAATGGTGCTTGTAATTCATCTTTTCCTGTACAGCCACAAGTATATTGTGCTACTCCACAAAATGTTCATAGAACTGCTGGTACACCTTTAATGGATGCTGGGCAAGGTACTCCAATTCATAAGAATTGTAAAGTAGTGCAATCATAAA
This window of the Primulina huaijiensis isolate GDHJ02 chromosome 3, ASM1229523v2, whole genome shotgun sequence genome carries:
- the LOC140972845 gene encoding uncharacterized protein — encoded protein: MALLMETDSEPKTNDEIIDLEAISALKESAAIELKDKGNEYVKTGKKHYSDAIDCYTRAINQKALGDSEHSILYSNRAHVNLLLGNYRRALQDAEEASKLSPTNVKALYRAAKASLFLNSLDEAKVYCEKGLQQSPANEELKKLLKQINIKKSEQESREAGISKVVATAESLVSSLEDRQLKMGSAIYQELTGMKKPMLDKSNLLHWPVILLYPEVMSSDIVEDFCETDRFSVHLDMMFSESSPPLPWDTGNEYTRDSLELYYEAGSGVCLSKKEILCYLLEGTAASHLENLGTEETSVVNHTSAANGNGSKWVRVDERKTLFEILKGPNFIIPGIPVFFVVCKRSSFYKDFKSGKWSLPQL
- the LOC140972846 gene encoding uncharacterized protein isoform X1; the protein is MGCGVSKIDTSGGGATTLPVKLRPVFLRRLEEIKNRRHSQPLKDSTPSKKELLLHDVDEEDNVSHFSSSEYDTLKNVPLPTKDDTDPSKNESLPTRINANSVGRFESSKGKDPTKPAGKASKESEAAKCDGNKCNTKDETLAEFSPKMKATNETKEPETKGDKTKIEGKIANILTDEHGGEDKDKEHDKERMISYQDDDAFPGSPSFRIYFADGMDDDQIDNTRKNDALRDAGLSDDKASLKELPMKKEAKRGRKIQSFRKVLPKGGQSTVMNLLNVKSCYNSSHSARDRANLLTAKTV
- the LOC140972844 gene encoding recQ-mediated genome instability protein 1 codes for the protein MSRRRLRVVCSSDEEEPPLSSPPLPRSPSYQGEQEDIIIDDIETDFQTVNINSSNHTPDTNNSTTNGGNTNVRFSSEPIHLDISDDEECDINNNSNNRSSYSSTNGNNRSDTSSYFRVSDSPVNGVLERLGLRLKREWLDSCLISLRSSVPGFQAMDDSSKAKLCFGQFLCSDMNYCGAGVLPSNMHTLNLVDLKGPFVLQVDEIVNISCPLRGRYQNAGPGIKRCLKLSMTDGVQRVFGMEYRPIKDLEVMSPAGLKIVLLNVNVRHGLLMLVPEVLEVLGGSVDELAAARQRLVNEINKPPRGKRTRTGVVPPLATRATLAAWTPHNSSVPGDADRSIRENTITLPGSGQENSSGIPAANRHRQAYAVPRSGNNPDSHTLSAPWAPESVNVVRHNDLPTSMPSQTAGKETEFITPPPNVRPMHDSVAPLSTNNGACNSSFPVQPQVYCATPQNVHRTAGTPLMDAGQGTSFRTPVDAVFREDVVVSKITNVSDHNTSSTGRQEEFRGHIYGLEATGHGGHRDYTHGEDVTVPDNAEPNPSSSVYMDVEEISVADDVMHPFIFSGENEIPFTYLASLSAKWTSIEDNNNASVVRGKIKCFLTGVKGFQYKKRTTYELRVYVDDGSLISEVLVDHDVVQSGIGFSPREVSSALASSDARQVKDMKETMKQFQIFLVNFEGTMVVEMSKTSPVPVALEMTQGCSASDASLLLKRIKSSNSTPLKDCHLNPVDICP
- the LOC140972846 gene encoding uncharacterized protein isoform X2 produces the protein MGCGVSKIDTSGGGATTLPVKLRPVFLRRLEEIKNRRHSQPLKDSTPSKKELLLHDVDEEDNVSHFSSSEYDTLKNVPLPTKDDTDPSKNESLPTRINANSVGRFESSKGKDPTKPAGKASKESEAAKCDGNKCNTKDETLAEFSPKMKATNETKEPETKGDKTKIEGKIANILTDEHGGEDKDKEHDKERMISYQDDDAFPGSPSFRIYFADGKNDALRDAGLSDDKASLKELPMKKEAKRGRKIQSFRKVLPKGGQSTVMNLLNVKSCYNSSHSARDRANLLTAKTV